In Arthrobacter sp. CDRTa11, one DNA window encodes the following:
- a CDS encoding SDR family NAD(P)-dependent oxidoreductase produces the protein MDMNDHAETPTQRLKGRRILVTGAASGIGRSTAELFAREGAAVGLLDRDKERLQAAAEEIGGWAFPVDITDDEAVVSSISEAAATLSGIDGVVNAAGIMFRGHAADVSAQDWRKVIEINLTGTYNVVRGCIPWLSREPLATVVTIASAAGLLPNAAGYTAYAASKGGVVALTKALAAELAPKIRVNTVCPGMVDTAMADGHRGNVGAYALNRLADPVEIARAILFLTSQESSYITGSALAVDGGRTFH, from the coding sequence ATGGATATGAACGATCATGCAGAAACTCCGACCCAAAGGCTGAAGGGGCGCCGGATTCTTGTTACGGGAGCAGCTTCTGGGATTGGACGGAGTACGGCGGAGCTCTTTGCACGCGAAGGGGCAGCGGTTGGGCTTCTCGACCGTGATAAAGAGAGACTCCAGGCGGCCGCCGAGGAGATTGGTGGCTGGGCTTTCCCGGTGGACATTACCGATGATGAGGCAGTTGTCAGTTCAATTTCGGAAGCTGCGGCCACACTGAGCGGGATCGATGGCGTCGTCAACGCAGCGGGCATCATGTTCCGTGGGCATGCTGCCGACGTATCAGCTCAGGATTGGCGGAAGGTAATCGAGATCAATCTGACTGGCACCTACAACGTAGTTCGCGGCTGCATCCCCTGGCTGTCACGGGAACCCTTAGCCACTGTTGTCACGATTGCCTCGGCGGCGGGGCTGCTGCCGAACGCGGCCGGGTATACGGCTTATGCTGCCTCGAAGGGGGGAGTGGTGGCTCTCACGAAGGCGCTTGCGGCCGAGCTGGCCCCGAAAATCCGCGTGAACACTGTCTGTCCAGGCATGGTCGATACAGCGATGGCTGATGGCCATAGGGGAAATGTCGGAGCCTACGCGCTCAATCGGCTGGCAGACCCGGTGGAGATCGCCCGTGCCATTCTTTTCCTCACCAGCCAGGAATCGTCGTACATCACTGGATCGGCCTTGGCAGTAGATGGAGGAAGAACCTTCCACTAA
- a CDS encoding helix-turn-helix transcriptional regulator, with amino-acid sequence MDNRAEVREFLSTRRGRITPEQAGIELYGGRRRVPGLRRDEVARLAGVSVDYYTRLERGNLSGVSDSVLDAIARALELDQAEHEHLYNLTRAANTSDRKRATNTPTPDVKPVLQHLLDAITAAPAFIGNNRMDIVAANTLGFALYADMYRGAARPANHSRFIFLDPRAHNFYPDWDRAANVNVAILRREAGRNPHDKGIAELVGELSMRSDEFRTRWATHNVRRHYSGAKSFLHSVVGLLELNYQAMELEDNPGHTLTVYPAIPGSPSEEALKLLASWAATENIGEFGRNPRMQHVKPQ; translated from the coding sequence ATGGATAACCGAGCCGAGGTACGAGAGTTCCTCTCCACGCGCCGTGGGCGCATCACGCCAGAGCAGGCGGGCATCGAACTGTACGGCGGCCGGCGCAGAGTACCGGGACTGCGGCGGGACGAAGTTGCCCGCCTGGCCGGTGTGAGTGTGGACTACTACACCCGCCTCGAGCGCGGAAACCTTTCCGGCGTTTCAGACAGCGTCCTCGATGCGATCGCCAGGGCGCTGGAACTCGACCAGGCCGAACACGAACACCTCTACAACCTCACTAGGGCAGCGAACACATCCGATCGGAAACGTGCTACAAACACACCGACTCCAGACGTGAAGCCCGTTTTGCAGCATCTCCTGGATGCGATCACGGCCGCGCCTGCCTTCATCGGGAACAACCGGATGGACATCGTCGCCGCCAATACACTGGGTTTTGCTTTGTACGCCGACATGTACCGCGGCGCCGCCCGGCCCGCCAACCACTCGCGCTTCATTTTTCTGGATCCCCGCGCGCATAACTTCTATCCCGACTGGGACCGCGCTGCAAACGTAAATGTCGCGATTCTCCGCCGCGAGGCCGGCCGAAACCCGCACGACAAGGGCATCGCCGAGCTGGTGGGAGAGCTCTCCATGCGAAGCGACGAGTTCCGCACCCGGTGGGCGACGCACAACGTACGACGGCATTACTCCGGAGCAAAGTCCTTCCTTCATTCCGTCGTCGGGCTGCTCGAACTGAACTACCAGGCTATGGAACTCGAAGACAACCCCGGCCATACCCTGACGGTTTATCCCGCCATACCGGGCAGCCCCTCCGAGGAAGCCCTGAAGCTCCTGGCCTCTTGGGCCGCGACCGAGAACATCGGCGAGTTCGGTCGAAACCCACGTATGCAGCATGTAAAGCCCCAATAA
- a CDS encoding alpha/beta hydrolase, giving the protein MAPYEDGLTFSTAPEVTRSSVRYQNRYGIEIAADLYLPKRLDESAKHPAIVIGPPYGGVKEQGPGVYGNELARRGFVAVAFDPSYNGESGGEPRHVSSPDIFAEDFSAGVDYLGTLPFVDRERIGAIGICGSGGFALNAAQVDPRIRAVATSAMYDISRVSRNGWLDSQSDDERRAGLEVTAAQRWADVDAGKTALTPVFPDEFKPESLDPVTSEFQEYYVTDRGHHPRSIGGFTVTSSLSHINLGPLAHLQDIAPRPILLITGEYAHSRYFSDTVYAQAAEPKELIVVPGARHIDLYDRTDLIPFDTLESFFTKSLISGNRPNGELGRARA; this is encoded by the coding sequence ATGGCACCGTACGAAGACGGCCTCACATTTTCCACCGCCCCTGAAGTGACGCGATCGTCTGTCCGTTACCAGAACCGGTACGGGATCGAGATCGCTGCTGACCTCTACCTTCCAAAAAGGCTCGACGAGTCAGCCAAGCACCCAGCCATCGTTATCGGGCCGCCCTACGGTGGTGTCAAGGAGCAAGGGCCAGGCGTTTACGGCAACGAACTCGCCCGTCGCGGCTTCGTCGCCGTCGCCTTCGACCCCTCCTACAACGGTGAGAGCGGCGGCGAGCCTCGCCACGTATCGTCACCGGACATCTTCGCCGAGGACTTCAGCGCAGGTGTCGACTACCTCGGCACCCTGCCATTCGTCGACCGCGAGCGGATCGGTGCTATCGGCATCTGCGGCAGCGGGGGATTCGCACTGAACGCCGCCCAGGTGGACCCGCGCATCAGGGCTGTCGCAACGTCCGCGATGTACGACATCAGCCGTGTCTCCCGCAACGGATGGCTAGACTCACAAAGCGATGACGAGCGTCGCGCCGGGCTCGAAGTCACGGCAGCACAACGATGGGCAGACGTGGACGCGGGTAAGACGGCGCTGACCCCGGTCTTCCCTGACGAGTTCAAGCCGGAGTCTCTTGACCCGGTCACTTCCGAGTTCCAGGAGTACTACGTCACTGACCGGGGCCACCACCCTCGCTCCATCGGTGGGTTCACTGTCACAAGCAGCCTGTCCCACATCAACTTGGGACCCCTTGCCCATCTCCAGGACATCGCACCGCGGCCAATCTTGCTCATCACGGGAGAGTACGCACATTCGCGATACTTCAGCGACACCGTGTATGCGCAGGCGGCAGAGCCAAAGGAGCTCATCGTGGTTCCCGGGGCACGCCACATCGATCTTTACGACCGAACGGATCTCATCCCTTTCGACACGCTGGAGAGCTTCTTCACCAAGAGCCTGATTTCGGGCAATCGTCCGAACGGGGAGCTGGGACGTGCCCGGGCATGA
- a CDS encoding cyclophilin-like fold protein: protein MGAVPMTVVLAVVLSGCVGGTAENAPTGAQATTAQAPSPDSTTSASSPAPAGITRPIIIEFGDQQIAGELDDSAASASLIDQLPLTLSFRDHGGQEKIAVLPAPLNLEGAPNGSDAAPLTIGYYVPEQGLVLYYENVGYYAGIVPIGTFENADAVRGHTSEFTVTIRQAQ from the coding sequence ATGGGTGCAGTTCCAATGACCGTCGTGCTCGCCGTCGTACTCTCCGGGTGCGTCGGGGGCACAGCGGAAAACGCCCCCACAGGCGCGCAAGCCACGACTGCTCAAGCACCGTCACCTGATTCCACCACCTCAGCCAGCTCACCGGCTCCCGCCGGGATCACGAGACCGATCATCATAGAATTCGGAGATCAGCAAATTGCGGGTGAACTGGACGATAGCGCAGCCTCAGCATCGCTCATCGACCAGCTCCCCCTGACGCTGTCCTTCCGCGACCACGGCGGCCAGGAAAAAATCGCAGTGCTTCCTGCACCTCTGAATCTCGAAGGCGCACCAAACGGCAGCGACGCTGCACCACTCACCATCGGCTACTACGTCCCCGAGCAGGGACTAGTCCTCTACTACGAAAACGTCGGCTACTACGCCGGGATTGTGCCCATCGGAACCTTTGAGAACGCTGACGCCGTCCGGGGCCATACGAGCGAATTCACGGTCACCATCCGTCAAGCGCAGTAA
- a CDS encoding PQQ-dependent sugar dehydrogenase: MNFRYRTALLMVSVSAAALLTSCTTDSAESSPPPSTPPSSGPSAAALPDSSASQPGQAVAGSPPRTIATGLEAPWSVVLSDGATLVSERDSARILEIIDGGEARVVGTIEGVASAGEGGLLGLAMDDEQRLYVYSTALDGNRIQRFTLSGSPGSLGLGEAETIVKSIPSASYHDGGRIAFGPDGMLYATTGDAGQRDNAQNLASLGGKILRMEADGAVPEDNPFPGSLVYSYGHRNPQGLTWDDSGTIFATEFGQNTWDELNVITPGSNYGWPMVEGIARSAAFTDPVQQWEPSVASPSGLTHLNGTLFIANLRGRVLRAVPVSDPGTSTEYYSDEYGRIRDVIPGPDGTLWILTSNTDGRGRPTPEDDRLLSVSPVVQ; encoded by the coding sequence ATGAACTTCAGGTATAGGACCGCCCTGCTGATGGTTAGTGTCAGCGCTGCAGCGCTCTTAACGTCATGCACTACAGATTCCGCTGAATCCAGCCCACCACCCTCCACCCCGCCCTCGTCAGGTCCCTCGGCCGCGGCCCTGCCTGACAGCTCGGCGTCGCAACCAGGTCAGGCAGTTGCAGGCTCCCCACCCCGGACCATCGCCACTGGTTTGGAGGCCCCGTGGTCTGTGGTGCTCTCCGACGGGGCAACGCTCGTCAGCGAGCGGGACAGTGCCCGCATTCTCGAAATCATTGACGGCGGAGAGGCACGAGTCGTGGGAACGATCGAGGGTGTAGCCAGTGCAGGCGAAGGGGGACTGCTTGGACTGGCGATGGACGATGAACAGAGGCTGTACGTGTACTCCACCGCATTGGATGGGAACCGTATTCAAAGGTTCACTCTCAGTGGGTCGCCCGGATCATTGGGACTTGGAGAAGCAGAGACCATCGTAAAGAGCATCCCATCGGCTAGTTATCACGATGGAGGAAGAATAGCTTTCGGCCCGGACGGCATGCTTTACGCGACCACCGGCGACGCCGGCCAACGGGACAACGCGCAAAACCTGGCTTCCCTGGGCGGAAAAATCCTCAGGATGGAGGCGGACGGTGCTGTTCCGGAGGACAACCCTTTTCCGGGGTCCCTCGTCTACAGTTACGGCCACCGAAATCCCCAGGGACTTACCTGGGATGACAGCGGAACGATATTCGCCACAGAGTTTGGACAGAACACTTGGGATGAACTGAACGTCATCACGCCCGGGTCCAACTACGGTTGGCCCATGGTGGAAGGCATCGCTAGGTCTGCGGCTTTCACCGACCCCGTCCAACAATGGGAACCCAGCGTCGCCAGCCCCAGCGGCCTGACCCACTTGAACGGTACGCTCTTCATCGCCAACCTTCGCGGGAGGGTATTGCGCGCTGTCCCCGTATCTGATCCCGGCACCTCGACGGAATATTACAGCGACGAATATGGGCGCATTCGCGATGTCATCCCGGGACCCGATGGAACCCTGTGGATACTCACCAGCAACACGGACGGACGTGGCAGGCCAACCCCCGAGGACGATCGGCTGCTGAGCGTCAGCCCAGTCGTGCAGTGA
- a CDS encoding alpha/beta hydrolase: protein MSTNFNGSDNTSMGAGAEGVSRRNLIKLTGAGAAALGIASAAGLAGAGPAFAAPAASRNNLEPGDTSNGADNFYTSDQVTVRKISFKNRYEMKVVGNLFVPNNLNRGTTHPALVVGHPMGAVKEQSANLYATKMAEQGYVTLSFDLSFWGESAGKPGNSVLPDVYAEDFSAAVDYLRAQAFVDKERVGAIGICGSGSFVISAAKIDPRIKAIATVSMYDMGAANRDGLNKSVTLAQRQAITAQAAAQRDVEFAGGAIEYTGGTPEVLTAESTAVDREFYDFYRTARGYHPNTTTHPALATNTKFMNFHPFNDLDLLSPRPLLFITGDQAHSREFSEEAYRLATGPKELFWVPGAGHVDLYDRVGLIPFGKLTDFFRTQL from the coding sequence ATGAGTACGAACTTCAACGGAAGCGACAACACGTCCATGGGAGCCGGGGCGGAGGGTGTATCCCGCCGGAACCTGATCAAGCTGACAGGCGCAGGGGCAGCGGCCCTTGGGATCGCCAGTGCAGCGGGGCTGGCAGGAGCCGGGCCGGCTTTCGCCGCGCCGGCTGCTTCACGCAACAACCTGGAACCCGGCGACACTTCCAACGGGGCGGATAACTTTTACACCAGCGACCAGGTCACGGTCCGGAAGATCTCGTTCAAGAACCGGTATGAGATGAAGGTGGTGGGCAACCTGTTCGTCCCCAACAACCTGAACCGGGGGACCACCCACCCGGCACTGGTGGTAGGCCACCCCATGGGCGCCGTGAAGGAACAGAGCGCCAACCTCTACGCCACCAAGATGGCCGAACAGGGCTACGTCACGCTCTCCTTCGACCTCTCCTTCTGGGGTGAGAGCGCCGGCAAGCCTGGAAACTCCGTACTGCCCGACGTTTACGCTGAAGACTTCAGCGCTGCCGTCGATTACCTGCGGGCCCAGGCCTTCGTTGACAAGGAACGCGTCGGGGCGATCGGGATCTGCGGCAGCGGCAGCTTCGTGATCAGCGCGGCAAAAATCGACCCCCGGATCAAGGCCATCGCCACGGTGAGTATGTACGACATGGGTGCCGCCAACCGCGACGGGCTCAACAAATCAGTGACCCTGGCACAGCGCCAGGCCATCACCGCGCAGGCAGCTGCCCAGCGCGACGTCGAGTTCGCCGGCGGGGCGATTGAGTACACCGGCGGCACACCGGAAGTACTCACCGCTGAATCCACAGCGGTTGACCGGGAGTTCTACGACTTCTACCGCACGGCCCGCGGATACCACCCCAACACCACCACGCATCCCGCCCTGGCCACCAACACCAAGTTCATGAACTTCCACCCGTTCAACGACCTGGACCTGCTCTCCCCGCGCCCGCTGCTGTTCATCACCGGCGACCAGGCACACTCACGGGAGTTCAGCGAAGAGGCATACCGCCTTGCCACCGGGCCGAAGGAACTCTTCTGGGTCCCCGGGGCCGGCCACGTCGACCTGTACGACCGTGTCGGCCTCATCCCGTTTGGCAAGCTTACGGACTTCTTCCGGACACAGCTCTAA
- a CDS encoding zinc-dependent alcohol dehydrogenase family protein has translation MQGVLFKGDRKLELREFPDPTPGPDEVVVEVRASGMCGSDLHEYRKPQGQTPKAIAGHEPAGVVVAVGDLVPASWIGRSVMIHHYIGCGRCDQCRTGWTHMCRKEHRALGYAVNGGHANYIKVPFSIVMPLPDGLSFEAAAAISCGTGTAWGALEMINLRGDDTIAIFGQGPVGLSATQLATELGAKVIALDIEPHRLERSREFGAAEVINPLEVSSVREAVLDLTNGRGVTKSLETSGAPVATNQALQVLGLWSTVCWVGRGAPLQVDMTGLLSKQVTAKTSWTLSTEQMGRLADFVLDRGVDVDALFTDRWKLNQAVEAYEWFDRQSSGKGVIVP, from the coding sequence ATGCAAGGAGTTCTATTCAAGGGAGACCGCAAACTCGAATTGCGGGAGTTTCCGGACCCGACTCCGGGACCCGATGAGGTCGTCGTCGAAGTCCGCGCGTCAGGAATGTGCGGTTCAGATCTGCACGAGTATCGAAAGCCGCAGGGCCAGACCCCGAAAGCCATCGCCGGCCATGAACCCGCCGGCGTGGTCGTGGCCGTCGGCGATCTGGTGCCGGCGTCGTGGATCGGGCGCTCGGTGATGATCCACCACTACATCGGATGTGGGCGCTGCGACCAGTGCCGGACGGGTTGGACCCACATGTGCCGTAAGGAGCATCGCGCGCTCGGATACGCGGTGAACGGAGGGCACGCCAACTACATAAAGGTGCCATTCTCGATTGTTATGCCGTTGCCTGACGGTCTGTCGTTCGAGGCGGCTGCCGCCATCAGCTGCGGGACGGGAACCGCGTGGGGTGCACTCGAAATGATCAACCTGCGCGGCGACGACACCATCGCCATCTTCGGGCAAGGGCCGGTGGGTCTTTCCGCTACCCAGTTGGCCACCGAGCTCGGAGCCAAGGTCATCGCGCTCGATATCGAACCTCACCGGCTGGAACGTTCGCGCGAGTTCGGCGCAGCCGAAGTCATCAATCCGCTCGAGGTCAGCTCCGTCCGCGAGGCAGTACTCGACCTCACCAACGGCCGCGGCGTGACGAAGAGCCTTGAGACATCAGGTGCGCCGGTTGCTACCAATCAGGCGCTTCAGGTACTCGGCCTCTGGAGTACCGTGTGCTGGGTCGGGCGTGGAGCCCCGCTTCAGGTCGACATGACAGGACTGCTTTCGAAGCAAGTAACGGCCAAAACTTCCTGGACACTCTCCACGGAGCAGATGGGTCGGCTGGCAGACTTTGTCCTTGATCGCGGTGTTGACGTGGATGCTCTCTTCACTGATCGATGGAAGCTCAACCAGGCAGTCGAAGCCTATGAATGGTTCGACCGCCAGAGCAGTGGTAAGGGCGTTATCGTCCCCTGA
- a CDS encoding aldehyde dehydrogenase, translated as MATNLMTAHESIFIGGDWVAPATRDRIEVVSPWSEDVIATVPSGSREDVDRAVAAAQQALTAGRWPSMSLDERMAILKRFRGLLLERSEELAQLITAQMGCPITQSRTIQVVNPVGILEAYLETAETYPFRTLRRSANGQALVTREPVGVVAAVVPWNVPASLTAQKIVPALLAGCTVVLKPAPETPLDAYFVAQLLSEAGLPPGVVNVVPAEREVSEYLVTHPRVNKVTFTGSSVAGRRIAELCGHDLRRVTLELGGKSAAVILDDADLDAAVSALRLGSFRNSGQVCSLKTRLLVPSKLQDEFLERLNALIDTMPIGDPQDENTHIGPLVSARQRDRVEGYIATGIAEGARLVRGGGRPIGLEKGWFVEPTVFTGVDSDATIAQEEIFGPVVAVIPYQNENEAIAIANNSIYGLNGSVFTTDIERGLRAASRMHTGTVELNGNPAGFCAPMGGVKQSGLGREFGPEGIDAFVELKSIGIPKEIADSLQ; from the coding sequence ATGGCTACCAATTTGATGACAGCCCACGAGTCAATCTTCATCGGGGGTGACTGGGTCGCTCCAGCAACACGTGATCGTATCGAGGTGGTATCACCGTGGAGCGAGGACGTTATTGCCACGGTGCCATCGGGCTCCAGAGAGGACGTGGACCGGGCGGTGGCCGCCGCGCAGCAGGCGCTGACGGCGGGACGGTGGCCCTCAATGTCTCTTGACGAACGGATGGCGATCCTAAAACGGTTCCGCGGGCTCCTCCTCGAACGCAGCGAGGAACTCGCCCAGCTCATTACGGCTCAGATGGGCTGCCCGATCACGCAGTCCCGCACCATCCAGGTCGTCAATCCCGTCGGCATTCTCGAGGCGTACCTGGAAACCGCAGAGACGTATCCTTTCCGTACGTTGCGCCGTTCGGCGAACGGCCAGGCTCTCGTCACCCGCGAGCCGGTGGGCGTGGTCGCGGCTGTCGTGCCATGGAACGTACCCGCCTCACTGACAGCGCAAAAGATCGTCCCGGCACTGCTGGCCGGCTGCACCGTCGTGCTCAAACCAGCACCAGAGACTCCTCTCGATGCCTACTTCGTGGCTCAACTGCTCTCGGAAGCCGGCCTGCCACCTGGTGTTGTGAACGTTGTGCCTGCCGAGCGCGAGGTAAGCGAGTACCTAGTGACGCACCCACGTGTGAACAAGGTGACCTTCACTGGTTCGAGCGTCGCCGGACGGCGGATCGCCGAGCTCTGCGGCCACGATCTGCGCCGTGTAACCCTGGAGCTTGGAGGCAAGTCGGCGGCCGTCATCCTCGACGACGCCGATTTGGATGCCGCCGTCTCGGCCCTGCGTCTTGGTTCCTTCCGAAACAGCGGACAGGTCTGCAGCCTCAAGACACGGCTCCTAGTGCCCTCAAAGCTCCAGGACGAATTTCTTGAGCGCCTCAACGCGCTGATCGACACGATGCCCATCGGTGACCCGCAGGACGAGAACACTCACATCGGCCCCCTCGTCAGTGCCCGCCAGCGCGATCGAGTTGAGGGCTACATCGCAACCGGCATCGCAGAAGGCGCACGACTCGTGCGAGGGGGAGGACGTCCCATCGGGCTGGAGAAAGGGTGGTTCGTCGAACCGACGGTGTTCACCGGTGTCGACTCGGATGCCACCATCGCGCAGGAGGAGATCTTCGGACCTGTGGTAGCGGTCATCCCATATCAGAACGAAAACGAAGCTATCGCAATCGCAAACAACTCGATCTACGGCCTCAACGGGTCAGTCTTCACGACGGACATCGAGCGCGGCTTGCGCGCAGCCAGCCGGATGCACACGGGGACGGTGGAACTGAACGGAAATCCTGCAGGATTCTGCGCCCCGATGGGCGGAGTCAAGCAGAGCGGACTCGGCCGCGAATTCGGCCCGGAAGGCATCGACGCATTCGTCGAGCTCAAGTCGATCGGAATCCCAAAGGAAATCGCCGATTCACTTCAGTGA
- a CDS encoding MFS transporter, which translates to MKKTKKEVRPHQRLMGGAIGNVVETFDWSVYALTAPALAAHFFPKGDPAAALLGTFAVFAAAFFARPLGGVIFGILGDRLGRLRILTLTVLMMGGGTLVTGLLPTYEAIGIAAPILLAICRIIQGLSMGGESSGGYTYVIESAPAKKRGLWIGIVMFAIYLPHSFLSLTIVGVQSALGDAYMDWGWRIPFIFGGVLAVVGFWLRKNLDDPEEFEAATATKVTIKDTFRGLAESWKSIGRILLLQAPQAAVAYLIVGYMYTFVVTQGGLKQIDAQWTSGAAVLLLACLGPVFGKLSDRVGRKPVIWAGFIWLTVTAYPAFALASNGTVIGALLGQCLLATASALITSAYFVVAVEIFPTRVRYAGHGLAFNLAAAIFGGTTPLVATALVDQFDSPVAPAFYAIGIALTLGVAGLLLTPETRHVSLRHSLLGDKKRKDDSSDDETAVASSSTDPKSSDMDVVAGK; encoded by the coding sequence ATGAAAAAAACTAAAAAAGAGGTTCGCCCACATCAGAGACTCATGGGCGGAGCTATCGGCAACGTCGTTGAAACCTTTGACTGGTCGGTGTACGCGCTGACGGCTCCCGCGCTGGCAGCACACTTCTTCCCGAAGGGCGATCCGGCAGCTGCTCTCTTGGGCACGTTTGCGGTATTCGCGGCAGCGTTCTTCGCACGTCCACTCGGTGGGGTGATCTTCGGTATTCTTGGCGATCGGCTCGGCCGGTTGCGCATCCTGACCCTAACGGTCCTGATGATGGGCGGCGGCACGCTGGTGACCGGCTTGCTCCCCACCTACGAGGCGATCGGCATCGCCGCCCCGATCTTGCTGGCGATCTGCCGCATCATCCAAGGTCTGTCGATGGGAGGTGAGTCTTCCGGCGGCTACACCTATGTTATTGAATCAGCCCCCGCCAAAAAGCGAGGGCTGTGGATTGGCATCGTCATGTTCGCTATCTACCTGCCGCACTCGTTCCTGTCCCTCACAATCGTCGGTGTTCAGAGTGCATTGGGGGATGCCTACATGGACTGGGGATGGCGTATCCCCTTCATCTTCGGTGGAGTCCTTGCGGTGGTCGGCTTCTGGCTGAGGAAAAACCTCGATGACCCTGAGGAGTTCGAAGCCGCCACGGCCACTAAGGTCACCATCAAGGACACTTTCCGCGGACTCGCCGAGTCCTGGAAGTCGATCGGCCGAATTCTCCTCCTGCAGGCCCCGCAGGCAGCAGTGGCATACCTGATTGTCGGCTACATGTACACGTTCGTCGTGACTCAGGGCGGCCTCAAACAGATTGACGCCCAATGGACCAGCGGAGCGGCAGTCCTCCTTCTCGCCTGCCTCGGCCCGGTCTTCGGAAAACTTAGCGACCGGGTAGGACGCAAGCCTGTGATTTGGGCAGGCTTCATCTGGCTGACAGTGACAGCGTATCCAGCGTTTGCCCTTGCCTCGAACGGCACTGTGATTGGCGCCCTCCTTGGCCAATGCCTCTTGGCCACCGCCAGCGCGCTCATCACCTCGGCGTACTTCGTCGTCGCGGTAGAGATCTTCCCGACCCGCGTAAGGTACGCCGGGCATGGACTCGCCTTCAACCTCGCAGCAGCCATCTTCGGCGGAACAACCCCCCTTGTCGCCACAGCTCTGGTGGACCAATTCGATTCCCCGGTCGCCCCCGCGTTTTACGCCATCGGGATCGCCCTGACCCTGGGCGTTGCCGGATTGCTGCTCACCCCGGAAACACGGCACGTGAGCCTCCGCCATTCTTTGCTCGGAGACAAAAAGCGCAAGGACGACTCCTCCGATGACGAAACCGCTGTCGCGAGTTCATCCACTGATCCGAAATCGTCGGACATGGATGTCGTCGCAGGCAAATAG
- a CDS encoding IclR family transcriptional regulator yields the protein MSAELERGLHAIEMMSHAPRGLTFTDIATALGASKGPTHRLLGELTRLGYTRIDEFGRYHLTLKLMSHALQYLELIPLVALAGPLLEDLAVASGELARLNLVDGNHLVRVSKAQGRKSGLKYDPLHVHGGIMPFASTASGLLLLSSLSDDEAAVRLEAEGFALPDEYGSAAPRSIEEALNILNRARTAGYLYVANIYEEGIAALAYPIRAAGSSDIVGVLTVSGPSFRFTEEAAERVLPVMEKIAGELGRMPVADMLGSYVPTRVA from the coding sequence ATGAGTGCTGAACTGGAGCGCGGACTCCACGCAATCGAGATGATGAGCCACGCGCCACGGGGGTTGACTTTCACTGACATCGCTACGGCCTTAGGGGCATCCAAAGGCCCCACGCACAGGCTGCTCGGTGAGCTGACGCGTCTGGGATACACGCGTATCGACGAGTTTGGACGTTATCACCTCACGCTGAAACTTATGTCTCACGCCCTGCAGTACCTTGAACTAATCCCGCTGGTGGCCCTCGCAGGCCCCCTGCTGGAAGATCTTGCCGTGGCCAGCGGAGAGCTCGCCCGTCTGAACCTCGTCGACGGAAACCATCTTGTACGCGTCAGCAAGGCCCAGGGCAGAAAGTCCGGCCTGAAGTACGACCCCCTTCATGTCCATGGCGGCATCATGCCTTTTGCCTCCACCGCAAGCGGCTTACTCCTGCTTAGCAGCCTCTCCGACGACGAGGCAGCGGTACGTTTAGAGGCAGAAGGTTTCGCGCTTCCGGATGAGTACGGTTCTGCCGCGCCCCGCAGCATCGAAGAGGCCCTAAACATACTGAATAGGGCGCGGACGGCTGGTTACCTTTACGTAGCCAACATCTACGAGGAGGGCATTGCCGCCCTTGCCTATCCCATCCGAGCGGCCGGCAGCAGTGATATCGTCGGCGTACTCACCGTGTCCGGACCCAGCTTCCGCTTCACCGAAGAGGCGGCCGAACGCGTGCTGCCCGTCATGGAGAAAATCGCTGGCGAACTGGGACGCATGCCGGTGGCAGACATGCTCGGATCCTACGTCCCGACGCGGGTCGCCTAA